One stretch of Deinococcus ficus DNA includes these proteins:
- a CDS encoding sensor domain-containing diguanylate cyclase, whose product MTDFPSPLPDPSAAAPGGVSAERLTASLAEVLTELVGTSTGPADLAGAARWVHGTFGVAGVAGLQVRAGGLRRLRAWDAGTPQDVPLALNDLAALRTGTAALRPGGLLLPLHGRYRARYALWIWAPGRAWTAAEQATLRLLALAVGSELERLQADRHLHTLQALHRDLLGGAHTLAYQELLRHAIATIPGAETGSLAVFDGDCFRYVASQTHDEEELTQVSFRLEDSRDRWYGLGLESWSRGVPRVARGSALVEQGQRYLQGDRLIEGNLASLDTIQANITVPILYAGQVTALLNIDSLTDPDAFADDSVDLAASFGVQASLILHEVRLREEITAAARTDDLTGLPNRRAFNETLRLELDAARVHGSPLTLLLMDVHRFKRLNDTFGHAAGDEALRHLGNVLSQPLASGNRTWVPGHRRGAGDRPSHPAPDRYLAFRWGGDEFAVLLPGATEAEGRLVRRSVQQAAAEGQPGEQVLLDVGVATLTPDDPLGAVLLRLADERMYEDKRRHDR is encoded by the coding sequence ATGACCGACTTTCCCTCCCCTCTGCCTGACCCGTCCGCCGCCGCGCCCGGCGGGGTCAGCGCTGAACGGCTGACCGCGTCCCTGGCCGAGGTGCTCACGGAGCTGGTGGGCACCTCGACCGGTCCGGCGGACCTGGCAGGCGCCGCCCGGTGGGTGCACGGCACGTTCGGCGTGGCGGGCGTGGCCGGGCTGCAGGTGCGCGCCGGGGGCCTGCGCCGCCTGCGGGCCTGGGACGCCGGAACGCCGCAGGACGTCCCGCTCGCCCTGAACGATCTCGCCGCGCTGCGAACCGGTACCGCGGCCCTGCGGCCGGGCGGCCTGCTGCTGCCTCTGCATGGCCGGTACCGCGCCCGGTACGCCCTGTGGATCTGGGCGCCGGGCCGCGCCTGGACGGCGGCGGAGCAGGCCACGCTGCGGCTGCTGGCTCTGGCCGTCGGCTCGGAACTGGAACGGCTGCAGGCCGACCGGCACCTGCACACGCTGCAGGCCCTGCACCGCGACCTGCTGGGCGGCGCGCACACGCTGGCCTACCAGGAGCTGCTGCGGCATGCCATCGCCACCATTCCGGGCGCGGAGACCGGCTCCCTGGCCGTGTTCGACGGCGACTGCTTCCGGTACGTGGCCTCGCAGACGCACGACGAGGAGGAACTGACCCAGGTGTCGTTCCGCCTGGAGGACTCCCGGGACCGCTGGTACGGCCTGGGGCTGGAGTCGTGGTCCCGGGGCGTGCCCCGGGTCGCGCGCGGCTCCGCGCTGGTCGAGCAGGGACAGCGGTACCTGCAGGGGGATCGGCTGATCGAGGGGAACCTGGCGAGCCTGGACACCATTCAGGCCAACATCACCGTCCCGATCCTGTACGCGGGGCAGGTCACCGCCCTGCTGAACATCGACTCGCTGACGGACCCGGACGCCTTCGCGGACGACTCCGTGGACCTCGCCGCCTCGTTCGGGGTGCAGGCGTCACTGATTCTGCACGAGGTCCGGCTGCGGGAGGAGATCACCGCCGCAGCCCGCACCGACGACCTCACGGGGCTGCCCAACCGCCGGGCGTTCAACGAGACGCTGCGGCTGGAACTGGACGCCGCGCGGGTGCACGGCTCGCCGCTGACGCTGCTGCTGATGGACGTGCACCGCTTCAAGCGTCTGAACGACACGTTCGGGCACGCCGCCGGCGACGAGGCGCTGCGGCACCTGGGTAACGTGCTCAGCCAGCCGCTCGCGAGCGGGAACCGAACCTGGGTGCCCGGGCACCGTCGGGGGGCCGGCGACCGACCCTCCCACCCCGCCCCGGACCGCTACCTGGCCTTCCGGTGGGGCGGCGACGAGTTCGCCGTGCTGCTGCCTGGCGCGACGGAGGCCGAGGGCCGGCTGGTGCGGCGCAGCGTGCAGCAGGCCGCAGCCGAGGGCCAGCCCGGAGAACAGGTCCTGCTGGATGTGGGCGTGGCGACCCTGACGCCCGATGACCCGCTGGGGGCGGTGCTGCTGCGCCTGGCCGACGAACGCATGTACGAAGACAAGCGCCGGCACGACCGGTAA